A region from the Mycolicibacterium phlei genome encodes:
- a CDS encoding SigB/SigF/SigG family RNA polymerase sigma factor codes for MFRHLKTLDEGSSAYRRQRELICQRCLPLAEHIARRYRNRGEAHEDLVQAARVGLVNALNRFDIDNGTEFLSFAVPTMMGEVRRHFRDHAWAVKVPRAVKDLQLRVNKATAKLAQRYERAPTATEIAEYLEVDREQVVQAVIAGSNYSTLSTDMPATRDDDSSSFGDGMGDEDAGYEKVLDVETVRPLIAALPDKQRTVLTLRFFEDMTQTQIAERIGCSQMHVSRLLAKALDTLRTQVRETDLAATG; via the coding sequence ATGTTCCGTCACCTCAAGACCCTCGACGAGGGGTCCAGCGCCTACCGGCGCCAACGCGAGCTGATCTGCCAGCGATGCCTTCCGCTCGCCGAGCACATCGCGCGGCGCTACCGCAACCGCGGCGAGGCCCACGAGGATCTCGTGCAGGCCGCCCGTGTCGGTTTGGTCAACGCGCTCAACAGGTTTGACATCGACAACGGAACCGAGTTCCTGTCGTTCGCGGTGCCGACGATGATGGGCGAGGTGCGCCGCCACTTCCGCGACCACGCCTGGGCGGTCAAGGTGCCGCGCGCCGTCAAGGATCTGCAGTTGCGGGTCAACAAGGCGACGGCCAAGCTGGCCCAGCGCTACGAGCGGGCCCCCACGGCCACCGAGATCGCCGAATACCTGGAGGTTGACCGCGAGCAGGTGGTGCAGGCGGTGATCGCCGGGTCCAACTACTCGACGCTGTCCACCGACATGCCCGCCACCCGTGACGACGACTCCTCGTCGTTCGGCGACGGGATGGGCGACGAAGACGCCGGCTATGAGAAGGTGCTCGACGTCGAGACGGTGCGCCCGCTGATCGCGGCGCTGCCCGACAAGCAGCGGACGGTGCTGACGCTGCGTTTCTTCGAGGACATGACCCAGACGCAGATCGCCGAGCGGATCGGCTGCTCACAGATGCACGTGTCGCGCCTGCTGGCAAAAGCGTTGGACACCTTGCGAACTCAGGTCCGCGAGACGGATCTGGCCGCCACGGGCTAA
- a CDS encoding response regulator transcription factor, producing MAMPALPENTPEAKVLVVDDEDNIVELLSVSLKFQGFEVHTASNGPAALDKAREIRPDAVILDVMMPGMDGFGVLRRLRADGIDAPALFLTARDSLQDKIAGLTLGGDDYVTKPFSLEEVVARLRVILRRTGRGAEEPRSSRLKFADIELDEDTHEVWKAGEPVSLSPTEFTLLRYFMINAGTVLSKPKILDHVWRYDFGGDVNVVESYVSYLRRKIDTGEKRLLHTLRGVGYVLREPR from the coding sequence ATGGCGATGCCTGCGTTACCTGAGAACACCCCCGAAGCGAAGGTCCTTGTGGTTGACGACGAGGACAATATCGTCGAGCTACTCTCCGTCAGCCTCAAGTTCCAGGGCTTCGAGGTGCACACCGCCTCCAACGGCCCGGCCGCCCTCGACAAGGCCCGCGAGATCAGGCCCGACGCGGTGATCCTCGACGTGATGATGCCGGGTATGGACGGTTTCGGTGTGCTGCGCCGGCTGCGCGCCGACGGCATCGACGCGCCCGCCCTGTTCCTGACGGCCCGCGACTCCCTGCAGGACAAGATCGCGGGTCTCACGCTCGGCGGTGACGACTACGTGACCAAGCCGTTCAGCCTCGAGGAGGTCGTCGCGCGGCTGCGGGTGATCCTGCGCCGCACCGGCCGCGGCGCCGAGGAGCCCCGCAGTTCCCGGCTGAAGTTCGCCGACATCGAACTCGACGAGGACACCCACGAGGTGTGGAAAGCCGGTGAGCCGGTGTCGTTGTCGCCGACGGAGTTCACGCTGCTGCGCTACTTCATGATCAACGCGGGCACCGTGCTGTCCAAGCCGAAGATCCTCGACCACGTCTGGCGCTACGACTTCGGCGGCGACGTCAACGTCGTGGAGTCCTACGTGTCGTATCTGCGCCGCAAGATCGACACCGGCGAGAAGCGACTGCTGCACACCCTGCGCGGAGTCGGATATGTGCTGCGCGAACCCCGCTGA
- a CDS encoding sensor histidine kinase, whose amino-acid sequence MRGRGIPLRIGLVAATLVLVACGLLASGIAVTTILRHTLSNRVDQELLDASRGWAAQSPREMPAAGLEGPNPARPPSNFYVRGLLPDGRTWTAVNDRDAEPDLPADNDVGPQPVTIGSVDGSAVQWRAMTVRGPGGELMTVAIDLSDVQTTVRELTYAQAGIGLAVLVVLGVAGYAVVHRSLRPLDEVEQTAAAIAAGQLDRRVPERDPNTEVGRLSLALNGMLAQIQSAMAASEASAEQARSSEDRMRRFITDASHELRTPLTTIRGFAELYRQGAARDIEMLMSRIESESSRMGLLVEDLLLLARLNAQRPLERHPVDLLTLATDAVHDARSIAPKRAVTMTVFDGPGIPEVLGDEARLRQVLSNLMANALQHTPESARVTVRVGTVDDRAVLEVCDEGPGMTTEDAQRVFERFYRADTSRTRASGGTGLGLSIVDSLVRAHGGTVTVATAPGRGCTFTVSLPRITESVGAAAQPS is encoded by the coding sequence ATGCGCGGACGCGGCATTCCACTGCGCATCGGGCTGGTCGCGGCCACCCTGGTGCTGGTGGCGTGCGGCCTGCTGGCATCGGGAATCGCCGTCACCACCATCCTGCGGCACACCCTGAGCAACCGCGTCGACCAGGAACTGCTCGACGCCTCGCGGGGCTGGGCCGCCCAGAGCCCCCGGGAGATGCCCGCCGCCGGCCTCGAGGGCCCCAACCCCGCCCGGCCGCCGTCGAACTTCTACGTCCGCGGGCTGCTGCCGGACGGGCGGACGTGGACGGCGGTCAACGACCGGGACGCCGAACCCGACCTGCCCGCCGACAACGACGTCGGCCCCCAACCGGTGACGATCGGCTCCGTCGACGGGTCCGCCGTCCAGTGGCGCGCCATGACGGTACGCGGCCCCGGCGGTGAGCTGATGACCGTCGCCATCGACCTGTCCGACGTGCAGACCACCGTGCGCGAGTTGACCTACGCGCAGGCCGGCATCGGGCTGGCGGTGCTCGTGGTGCTCGGCGTCGCCGGCTACGCGGTGGTGCACCGCAGCCTGCGCCCGCTCGACGAGGTGGAGCAGACCGCCGCCGCGATCGCCGCCGGCCAGCTCGACCGCCGGGTCCCGGAGCGCGACCCGAACACCGAGGTGGGCCGACTTTCGTTGGCGCTCAACGGAATGCTCGCCCAGATCCAGTCCGCGATGGCGGCCTCGGAGGCCTCGGCCGAGCAGGCGCGCAGCTCCGAGGACCGGATGCGACGGTTCATCACCGACGCCAGCCACGAACTGCGCACCCCGCTGACCACCATCCGCGGCTTCGCCGAGCTGTACCGCCAGGGCGCGGCCCGCGACATCGAGATGCTGATGAGCCGCATCGAAAGCGAATCCAGCCGGATGGGGCTGCTCGTGGAGGACCTGCTGCTGCTGGCCCGCCTCAACGCGCAGCGGCCGCTGGAACGCCACCCCGTCGACCTGCTCACCCTGGCCACCGACGCCGTGCACGACGCCCGCTCCATCGCGCCCAAGCGGGCGGTCACGATGACGGTGTTCGACGGTCCCGGCATCCCCGAGGTGCTCGGCGACGAGGCCCGGCTGCGGCAGGTGCTGAGCAACCTGATGGCCAACGCCCTGCAGCACACCCCGGAGAGCGCGCGGGTGACGGTGCGGGTGGGCACGGTCGACGACCGCGCCGTGCTCGAGGTGTGCGACGAGGGGCCGGGGATGACGACCGAGGATGCCCAGCGGGTGTTCGAGCGGTTCTACCGCGCGGACACGTCACGCACCCGCGCCAGCGGCGGCACCGGCCTGGGCCTGTCCATCGTCGACTCGCTGGTGCGCGCCCACGGCGGCACGGTCACCGTGGCCACCGCCCCGGGCCGCGGCTGCACGTTCACGGTCAGCCTGCCGCGCATCACCGAGTCGGTCGGGGCCGCGGCTCAGCCCAGCTGA
- a CDS encoding HIT family protein translates to MASVFTKIINGELPGRFVYEDDEVVAFLTIAPFTQGHTLVVPREEIDNWQDVDPAKFAKVMSVSQLIGKAVCKAFDTERAGVIIAGLEVPHLHVHVFPARNLSDFGFANADPNPSPESLDEAQAKIREALAQLG, encoded by the coding sequence ATGGCCAGCGTCTTCACCAAGATCATCAACGGAGAACTCCCCGGCCGTTTCGTCTACGAGGACGACGAAGTCGTTGCCTTCCTGACGATCGCGCCGTTCACCCAGGGGCACACGCTGGTGGTGCCCCGTGAGGAGATCGACAACTGGCAGGACGTCGACCCCGCCAAGTTCGCGAAGGTGATGTCGGTGTCCCAGCTGATCGGCAAGGCGGTCTGCAAGGCGTTCGACACCGAGCGGGCCGGGGTGATCATCGCCGGGCTGGAGGTGCCGCACCTGCACGTGCACGTCTTCCCCGCCCGCAACCTGTCGGACTTCGGCTTCGCCAACGCCGATCCGAACCCGTCGCCGGAGTCGCTCGACGAGGCCCAGGCCAAGATCCGCGAGGCGCTGGCTCAGCTGGGCTGA
- a CDS encoding SDR family NAD(P)-dependent oxidoreductase, whose product MLSGRGAVVVGGSRGVGFAVARLLTELGARVVVNGRDPDAVSGAAQQIPHAVGVAGSPAEPATADLLVDTCVREFGRIDILINCAGTAEPPGSSILNITSAQFRDLLDAHLGTVFETCRAAAPRMVEQGGGAIVNTSSFAFLGDYGGTGYPAGKGGVNALTMAIAAELKEHRVRANVVCPGAKTRLSTGPEYEAHIAELHRRGLLDEISYQGALDAAPPEYVAPTYAYLASDAAEDITGRIFVAAGGFVGEFARPTPAILAYRDHHTDPPWTVAELHEKIALAKT is encoded by the coding sequence ATGCTGAGCGGGCGGGGCGCGGTCGTCGTCGGCGGCTCGCGCGGTGTCGGGTTCGCCGTGGCGCGCCTGCTCACCGAGCTCGGCGCCCGCGTCGTTGTCAACGGACGCGATCCGGACGCGGTTTCCGGAGCGGCACAACAGATTCCGCACGCGGTCGGCGTGGCGGGCTCACCAGCTGAGCCCGCCACCGCCGACCTGCTGGTGGACACCTGCGTGCGCGAGTTCGGCCGCATCGACATCCTGATCAACTGCGCGGGCACCGCGGAACCGCCCGGGTCCTCGATCCTGAACATCACCTCGGCGCAGTTCCGGGATCTGCTCGACGCGCATCTGGGCACGGTCTTCGAGACGTGCCGGGCGGCGGCGCCCCGGATGGTCGAGCAGGGCGGCGGAGCGATCGTCAACACCAGCTCGTTCGCCTTCCTCGGCGACTACGGCGGCACCGGCTATCCGGCGGGCAAGGGCGGCGTCAACGCGCTGACGATGGCGATCGCCGCCGAACTCAAGGAGCACCGGGTGCGCGCCAACGTGGTCTGCCCCGGCGCGAAGACCCGGCTGTCGACGGGCCCGGAGTACGAGGCGCACATCGCCGAGCTGCACCGGCGGGGCCTGCTCGACGAGATCAGCTATCAGGGCGCGCTGGACGCGGCGCCGCCGGAGTACGTCGCACCGACATACGCGTATCTGGCCAGCGACGCGGCCGAGGACATCACCGGCCGCATCTTCGTCGCCGCCGGCGGCTTCGTCGGGGAGTTCGCGCGCCCGACGCCGGCGATCCTGGCCTACCGCGACCACCACACCGATCCGCCGTGGACCGTCGCCGAGCTCCACGAAAAGATCGCGTTGGCAAAGACTTAG
- a CDS encoding nuclear transport factor 2 family protein — protein sequence MTSQVETTPALAASHNSWKCVHAHDKDGWLALMADDIVIEDPIGKSYTNPDGNGVRGKEAVAAFYDANIAANDLRITCEETFPSSSPHEVAHILVLRSRFENGMTSTVRGVFTYKTNDAGLLTNLRGYWNLDAMEFAQVGEGK from the coding sequence ATGACGTCGCAGGTGGAGACGACGCCGGCGCTGGCTGCCTCGCACAACTCGTGGAAGTGCGTGCACGCCCACGACAAGGACGGGTGGCTGGCGCTGATGGCCGACGACATCGTCATCGAGGATCCGATCGGCAAGTCCTACACCAACCCCGACGGCAACGGGGTGCGGGGCAAGGAGGCGGTGGCGGCGTTCTATGACGCCAACATCGCCGCCAACGACCTGCGGATCACCTGCGAGGAGACGTTCCCGTCCAGCTCGCCGCACGAGGTCGCCCACATCCTGGTGCTGCGCAGCCGGTTCGAGAACGGGATGACCAGCACGGTGCGCGGCGTGTTCACCTACAAGACGAACGACGCGGGCCTGCTGACCAACCTGCGCGGCTACTGGAACCTCGACGCCATGGAGTTCGCCCAGGTGGGTGAGGGCAAGTAG
- a CDS encoding NDMA-dependent alcohol dehydrogenase, which produces MKTKGALIWEFNQPWSIEEIEIGDPVKDEVKIQMEASGMCHSDHHLVTGDIPMAGFPVLGGHEGAGIVTEVGPGVEHIQPGDHVVLSFIPSCGECPACQEGLRNLCDLGAGLLAGVAVSDGTHRIHAVKNGQPVIPMTLLGTFSPYMVVHKSSVVKIDPSIPFEVACLVGCGVTTGYGSAVRSGDVRPGEDVVIVGVGGVGTGALQGALNAGARNIFVVDPVEFKRDAALKFGATHAYPDIHSAMAGVAEVTQGRMAHKTIVTVGELKGEDIDDYMNITAKGGTVVATAVANMASNDVKLNLSMLTLLQKRLQGTIFGGGNPHHDIPQLLSMYKAGRLNLDDMVTRQYRLEQINEGYQDMLEGRNIRGVIRYTDADR; this is translated from the coding sequence ATGAAGACAAAAGGCGCCCTTATCTGGGAGTTCAATCAGCCGTGGTCGATCGAGGAGATCGAGATCGGTGACCCCGTCAAGGACGAGGTCAAGATCCAGATGGAAGCCTCCGGGATGTGCCACTCTGACCACCACCTGGTCACCGGCGACATCCCGATGGCCGGCTTCCCGGTGCTCGGCGGCCACGAGGGCGCGGGCATCGTCACCGAGGTGGGCCCCGGTGTCGAGCACATCCAGCCCGGCGACCACGTCGTGCTGTCGTTCATCCCGTCCTGCGGTGAGTGTCCGGCCTGTCAGGAGGGCCTGCGCAACCTCTGCGACCTCGGCGCCGGCCTGCTCGCCGGTGTGGCGGTCAGCGACGGCACCCACCGCATCCACGCGGTCAAGAACGGCCAGCCCGTCATCCCGATGACCCTGCTGGGCACCTTCAGCCCGTACATGGTCGTGCACAAGAGCTCGGTGGTGAAGATCGACCCGTCGATCCCGTTCGAGGTGGCCTGCCTGGTGGGCTGCGGCGTCACCACCGGCTACGGTTCGGCGGTCCGCAGCGGCGACGTCCGCCCCGGTGAGGACGTGGTCATCGTCGGCGTCGGCGGTGTCGGCACCGGCGCGCTGCAGGGTGCGCTCAACGCCGGCGCGCGCAACATCTTCGTCGTCGATCCCGTCGAGTTCAAACGCGATGCGGCGCTGAAGTTCGGTGCCACGCACGCCTACCCGGACATCCACAGCGCGATGGCCGGCGTCGCCGAGGTCACCCAGGGCCGGATGGCGCACAAGACGATCGTCACCGTCGGCGAGCTCAAGGGCGAGGACATCGACGACTACATGAACATCACCGCCAAGGGCGGCACCGTCGTCGCCACCGCGGTCGCCAACATGGCGTCCAACGATGTGAAGCTGAACCTGTCGATGCTGACCCTGCTGCAGAAGCGCCTGCAGGGCACCATCTTCGGCGGCGGCAACCCGCACCACGACATCCCGCAGCTGCTGTCGATGTACAAGGCCGGTCGTCTCAACCTCGACGACATGGTCACCCGGCAGTACCGCCTGGAGCAGATCAACGAGGGCTACCAGGACATGCTGGAGGGCCGCAACATCCGCGGCGTGATCCGCTACACCGACGCCGACCGGTAA
- a CDS encoding nuclear transport factor 2 family protein — protein MPSLPREALDKWVEEWLEANREAERNGDWKPLAEFYADDATYGWNIGPKEDVMCVGKDEIRDIALGLEMEGLENWVYEYQKVIVDDRQGEIVGFWKQIAHKSDGTTAEIYGIGGSWFRLNADLKIEWQRDFFDFNHVAKGYAKLIESGDLSPGMQKRIERSLAGEKLPGYYPLGQAPVPLW, from the coding sequence ATGCCGTCACTGCCCCGCGAAGCCCTCGACAAGTGGGTCGAGGAATGGCTGGAGGCCAACCGTGAAGCCGAACGCAACGGCGACTGGAAGCCGCTGGCCGAGTTCTACGCCGACGACGCCACCTACGGGTGGAACATCGGACCCAAGGAAGACGTCATGTGCGTCGGCAAGGATGAGATCCGCGACATCGCCCTGGGCCTGGAGATGGAGGGCCTGGAGAACTGGGTCTACGAGTACCAGAAGGTGATCGTCGACGACCGGCAGGGCGAGATCGTCGGGTTCTGGAAGCAGATCGCCCACAAGTCCGACGGCACCACCGCCGAGATCTACGGCATCGGGGGCAGTTGGTTCCGGCTCAATGCCGATCTCAAGATCGAGTGGCAGCGCGACTTCTTCGACTTCAACCACGTCGCGAAGGGTTACGCCAAGCTCATCGAGTCCGGCGATCTGTCGCCCGGCATGCAGAAACGCATCGAACGGTCACTGGCCGGGGAGAAGCTTCCGGGGTATTACCCACTAGGCCAGGCGCCTGTGCCACTCTGGTAA
- a CDS encoding ferredoxin, translating into MGSYRIEVDLDLCQGHAMCEVEAPDYFRVPKRGQVEILDPEPPDEARAEIENAVEMCPTRALVIKELGPSEK; encoded by the coding sequence ATGGGTTCCTACCGAATCGAAGTCGACCTCGACCTGTGTCAGGGACACGCGATGTGCGAGGTCGAGGCCCCCGACTACTTCCGGGTGCCCAAGCGCGGTCAGGTCGAGATCCTCGATCCCGAGCCGCCCGATGAGGCCCGCGCCGAGATCGAGAACGCCGTCGAGATGTGCCCGACCCGGGCACTGGTCATCAAAGAGCTCGGGCCGTCCGAGAAATAG